Proteins encoded together in one Terriglobales bacterium window:
- the nuoF gene encoding NADH-quinone oxidoreductase subunit NuoF, whose product MADLVSHPDEVRVVSKRFGKGATDIDRYLELDGYKAVQKALSMAPDAIINEVKASSLRGRGGAGFPAGMKWSFVPKQSPKPKYVLCNGDESEPGTCKDRLIFEHDPHSVIEGVVIAGLSIEAKVGYIYIRGEYRYLSNIMQKALKDAYTRGFLGKNIFGSGKDFDVYWHGGAGAYEVGEESALMESLEGKRGVPRIRPPFPAVVGLYGGPTIINNAETLANVPHIILGGGEWYAGLGTPKNGGTRLFCLSGQIEKPGVYELPMGYNLKKMVYDVGGGIWKGHKLKGVIPGGSSTPVLTADEVDIAMDFDAVAKAGSMLGSGGVVVIDDHTCIVKLAMRIMKFYQHESCGWCIPCREGTDWLKKTLVRFHNGGGVKKDIDNIQYLAENMLGRTFCPLGDAAAMPTIAFVKKFRKEFEDHLEGKPCPFGETKQIEILPVFSH is encoded by the coding sequence ATGGCAGATCTGGTAAGCCATCCCGACGAGGTACGGGTCGTCAGCAAGCGCTTCGGCAAGGGCGCCACCGACATCGACCGCTACCTGGAGCTGGACGGCTACAAGGCCGTGCAGAAGGCGCTGAGCATGGCCCCCGACGCCATCATCAACGAGGTGAAGGCGTCGAGCCTGCGCGGCCGCGGCGGCGCCGGCTTCCCCGCGGGCATGAAGTGGTCATTCGTCCCCAAGCAGTCGCCCAAGCCTAAGTACGTGCTCTGCAACGGCGACGAGAGCGAGCCCGGCACCTGCAAAGACCGCCTCATCTTCGAGCATGATCCGCACTCGGTCATCGAAGGCGTGGTCATCGCCGGCCTCTCCATCGAGGCCAAGGTCGGCTACATCTACATCCGCGGCGAGTATCGCTACCTGTCGAACATCATGCAGAAGGCGTTGAAGGACGCCTACACCCGCGGCTTCCTGGGAAAGAACATCTTCGGCAGCGGCAAGGACTTCGACGTGTACTGGCACGGCGGCGCCGGCGCCTACGAGGTCGGCGAAGAATCGGCGTTGATGGAATCGCTGGAGGGCAAGCGCGGCGTGCCGCGCATCCGTCCCCCCTTCCCTGCCGTGGTCGGCCTGTACGGCGGCCCGACGATCATCAACAACGCCGAAACCCTGGCCAACGTCCCCCACATCATCCTCGGCGGCGGCGAGTGGTATGCCGGCCTGGGCACGCCCAAGAACGGCGGCACCCGCCTGTTCTGCCTCAGCGGGCAGATCGAGAAGCCCGGTGTGTACGAGCTGCCCATGGGCTACAACCTCAAGAAGATGGTCTACGACGTCGGCGGCGGCATCTGGAAGGGACACAAACTCAAGGGCGTGATTCCCGGGGGCTCATCCACACCGGTGCTCACCGCGGACGAGGTGGACATCGCCATGGACTTCGATGCGGTGGCCAAAGCGGGCTCCATGCTCGGCTCGGGCGGCGTCGTGGTCATCGATGACCACACCTGCATCGTGAAGCTGGCCATGCGGATCATGAAGTTCTACCAGCACGAAAGCTGCGGCTGGTGCATTCCCTGCCGCGAGGGCACCGACTGGCTGAAGAAGACGCTGGTGCGCTTCCACAACGGCGGCGGCGTCAAGAAGGACATCGACAACATCCAGTACCTGGCCGAGAACATGCTCGGCCGGACCTTCTGTCCGCTGGGCGACGCAGCCGCCATGCCTACCATCGCGTTCGTGAAGAAGTTCAGGAAAGAATTCGAAGATCATCTCGAAGGTAAGCCGTGTCCTTTCGGGGAGACAAAACAAATCGAAATCCTACCGGTATTTTCACACTGA